A single Thermoplasmata archaeon DNA region contains:
- the glmS gene encoding glutamine--fructose-6-phosphate transaminase (isomerizing) — translation MCGIIGYVGRNNCMPIIFDMLKRLEYRGYDSAGISVISDSNLYLMKDKGTVDALRSVVEFVDCNIGIGHTRWATCGAPLKHNAHPFMDCKKELALAHNGIIENYKELRDSLMREGHVFTSETDSEVIVHLVEKYYTGNNLIDAVRTALQHLKGSYAIVVLDRKSKKIVGARHESPLVLGIGKNEIFLSSDIPGFLQHTNKVVYLNDNEIVEISEEGYRVFDFNGNTLQKEVNEVSWSIEDAEKGGFEHYMLKEIYEIPKAVQDTLRSRIDSRIAELDFNEFERILLIGCGTSYHAALYGKYLFENLLKVPTQAEISSEIRNSTLAMSDTLAFFITQSGETADTLAAARNLRKLGATTCAITNVVGSSITRETDAVFYTHAGPEISVAATKTFVSQITALYMLAVDIGEVRSEISTSARTNLRNALRVLPSELQKVLDNAEPIKNVSKELAKYENAFYIGRGYNYPIALEGALKLKEISYIHAEGYPAGELKHGPLALLCEKVPVVAIATYDELYSKMIGNIAEVKARNSPVILFSTENHEEAKELADFVVEIPDNHQIITPALTVTALQLMAYFVARERNCPIDKPRNLAKSVTVE, via the coding sequence ATGTGTGGAATAATTGGTTATGTGGGAAGGAACAACTGCATGCCAATAATATTTGATATGCTTAAACGTCTGGAGTACAGAGGGTATGATTCCGCAGGCATCTCGGTAATCTCAGATTCCAATCTCTACCTGATGAAGGATAAGGGCACGGTCGATGCTCTAAGAAGTGTTGTGGAATTTGTGGATTGCAACATTGGGATTGGACATACAAGATGGGCCACCTGCGGTGCACCTTTGAAACACAATGCCCATCCATTTATGGATTGCAAAAAAGAGCTTGCTCTTGCTCATAACGGGATAATTGAAAATTACAAGGAATTAAGGGATTCTCTAATGCGTGAAGGTCATGTTTTCACATCCGAGACAGATTCTGAAGTGATTGTTCATCTGGTTGAAAAATACTATACTGGCAACAATTTGATTGATGCAGTGCGAACTGCACTCCAGCATCTTAAGGGAAGTTATGCAATCGTTGTGCTTGATAGAAAAAGCAAGAAAATAGTAGGTGCAAGACATGAAAGCCCACTAGTGCTGGGTATTGGAAAAAACGAAATTTTTCTCTCATCTGACATACCTGGCTTTCTTCAGCACACAAACAAAGTGGTGTATCTGAATGATAATGAGATTGTTGAAATTTCAGAGGAGGGTTATCGGGTTTTTGACTTCAATGGCAACACTCTTCAGAAAGAGGTAAATGAAGTTTCTTGGAGTATAGAGGATGCAGAAAAGGGTGGGTTTGAACATTACATGCTGAAGGAAATCTACGAGATTCCCAAGGCAGTCCAGGACACATTGAGAAGTCGAATTGATTCTAGAATCGCAGAGCTTGATTTTAATGAATTTGAAAGGATTTTGTTGATTGGGTGCGGTACATCCTATCATGCCGCCCTGTATGGGAAATACCTCTTTGAGAATTTATTGAAGGTACCAACTCAGGCAGAAATTTCCTCTGAAATTCGCAATTCTACTCTGGCAATGTCAGACACCCTCGCATTTTTCATCACCCAGAGTGGTGAGACCGCAGACACACTTGCTGCAGCAAGAAACTTAAGAAAGTTAGGGGCCACAACCTGCGCAATCACAAACGTGGTTGGTAGTTCAATCACTAGAGAGACAGATGCTGTATTCTACACCCATGCTGGCCCTGAGATAAGTGTTGCAGCCACAAAAACATTTGTTTCCCAAATCACTGCACTCTACATGCTTGCAGTCGACATTGGAGAGGTGCGGAGTGAAATTTCCACAAGTGCAAGAACAAACTTGAGAAATGCGCTGAGAGTTCTCCCCTCTGAGCTTCAGAAAGTTCTTGACAATGCCGAACCAATAAAAAATGTGAGTAAAGAGCTTGCAAAATATGAAAATGCCTTTTACATAGGGCGTGGATACAATTATCCGATTGCACTGGAGGGGGCTCTTAAACTCAAGGAAATTTCTTACATTCATGCTGAGGGCTATCCTGCTGGAGAGCTGAAGCACGGGCCACTCGCCCTCCTTTGTGAGAAGGTGCCAGTAGTTGCCATTGCCACCTATGACGAACTCTATTCTAAGATGATTGGAAACATAGCCGAAGTGAAGGCTAGAAACTCACCAGTCATACTCTTCTCCACAGAAAACCACGAAGAGGCAAAGGAACTTGCGGACTTTGTTGTTGAAATTCCAGACAATCACCAGATAATCACACCTGCACTTACAGTAACTGCCCTCCAGTTAATGGCATACTTTGTTGCGAGGGAGCGGAACTGCCCAATAGATAAGCCGAGAAATCTAGCAAAGAGCGTTACAGTGGAGTGA
- a CDS encoding serine protein kinase RIO: MTLVDEKKIQRMEYEIAKLNLRDKTSDWRKIENEVFTRDLMLALYKLMNDGYFDTLDYPISTGKEGNVFKASGKKYGNVAVKIYRVGNANFNRICDYIRGDRRFKYVGKDRKRIIFTWAQKEFRNLRIMFDAGVRVPEPLEFLDNIVVMKYIGTNSAPAPMIKDVEVENPEKTYKDVVRMYKLILKSGLVHGDMSEFNMLYFRKKVYIIDVGQAVTKEHPRFFELLRRDVFNIARYFGKLGVELEENQLLNEMLEVLKK; this comes from the coding sequence ATGACACTCGTGGACGAGAAAAAAATCCAGCGAATGGAATACGAAATTGCGAAACTCAATCTTAGGGACAAAACCAGTGATTGGAGAAAAATTGAGAATGAAGTATTCACAAGAGACCTGATGCTCGCCCTCTACAAGCTGATGAACGATGGATATTTTGATACTCTGGACTACCCAATTTCCACAGGCAAGGAAGGTAATGTATTCAAGGCGAGCGGGAAAAAGTACGGAAATGTAGCTGTGAAAATTTATCGGGTAGGCAACGCCAATTTCAACAGGATTTGTGACTACATAAGAGGGGATAGACGATTCAAGTATGTGGGTAAGGACAGGAAAAGAATCATCTTCACATGGGCACAGAAGGAATTCAGGAATTTAAGAATCATGTTTGATGCTGGAGTTAGAGTGCCAGAACCACTGGAATTTCTGGACAACATTGTAGTGATGAAGTACATAGGCACGAACAGTGCTCCTGCGCCCATGATAAAGGATGTAGAAGTGGAGAATCCAGAAAAAACTTACAAAGATGTGGTAAGAATGTACAAACTCATTCTCAAGTCAGGGCTTGTGCATGGGGACATGAGCGAATTCAACATGCTCTATTTTAGAAAAAAAGTTTACATAATAGATGTTGGCCAGGCAGTGACAAAGGAGCATCCTAGATTTTTTGAATTATTGAGGAGAGATGTGTTCAACATTGCAAGATACTTTGGAAAACTTGGCGTTGAACTTGAGGAAAATCAATTGCTCAACGAAATGCTGGAGGTGCTGAAAAAATGA
- a CDS encoding sugar phosphate nucleotidyltransferase, producing the protein MQAVILAAGYGKRLWPFSEEIPKPMLPIANKPLMEHLIEALVVNGIKDIIVVVGYKKERILSYFQDGKRWNASIRYVVQNQQLGTAHALYQAKNLIKEEFLLLPGDNIVLPNAIASIRDTKGNAVLLTECDEPSEYGVAYVSGKILKTIVEKPAMPDYNIISTSIFKLDPSVFDEIERCLAVSRYELSDLIRECAVKREITAVTLSSIWKDVMYPWSIVDVNAMAAAQIRERIAGTVDSTAIIRGKVNIGEDTVIYPGTCINGPVIIGSGCEIGPSVVILPYTSIGNNVRIAPFSMIENTVVLDNSTIGPHSTLQSCVIGEGTTIESELKGLHGDATVEVEGKLVKIKHIGGIIGARCSVQHGVYMKPGTLVGNDCKIHANAQISGRIPSKAVVM; encoded by the coding sequence ATGCAGGCAGTAATTCTCGCTGCTGGGTATGGAAAGAGGTTGTGGCCTTTCTCTGAAGAAATCCCAAAGCCGATGCTCCCCATTGCAAACAAGCCCCTGATGGAACATCTTATAGAGGCGCTCGTAGTAAATGGCATAAAGGACATTATAGTTGTGGTTGGGTATAAAAAAGAACGAATTTTAAGCTATTTTCAAGATGGAAAAAGGTGGAATGCAAGCATAAGATATGTGGTTCAAAACCAACAACTGGGCACTGCCCATGCCCTGTATCAGGCAAAGAATCTGATAAAAGAGGAATTCTTGCTTCTGCCAGGCGATAACATAGTCCTTCCAAACGCGATTGCTAGCATCCGTGATACGAAGGGAAATGCGGTATTGCTCACAGAATGCGACGAACCCTCTGAGTATGGAGTGGCTTATGTTTCAGGCAAAATTCTTAAAACAATCGTGGAAAAACCCGCAATGCCGGACTACAACATAATAAGCACCTCAATTTTCAAGTTAGACCCCAGTGTTTTTGATGAAATTGAGAGATGCCTTGCAGTCAGCAGGTACGAGTTGAGTGACCTCATTAGAGAATGTGCAGTCAAACGCGAAATCACTGCAGTTACCCTTTCTAGCATCTGGAAGGATGTGATGTATCCGTGGTCAATTGTGGATGTCAATGCAATGGCTGCAGCCCAGATAAGGGAGAGAATTGCCGGTACAGTGGACAGCACTGCAATAATCCGTGGAAAGGTGAACATAGGAGAGGATACAGTAATCTATCCTGGCACATGTATCAATGGCCCTGTTATAATCGGTTCTGGGTGTGAAATTGGACCTTCTGTGGTGATTCTGCCTTATACCTCCATTGGAAACAATGTCAGAATTGCACCATTTTCAATGATTGAAAACACAGTTGTGCTGGATAATTCTACAATAGGTCCGCATTCGACGCTGCAGTCGTGTGTAATTGGAGAAGGTACAACCATTGAGTCCGAACTCAAGGGCTTGCATGGTGATGCCACAGTTGAGGTGGAAGGAAAACTTGTAAAAATTAAGCACATTGGTGGAATCATTGGTGCCAGATGCAGTGTTCAACATGGTGTTTACATGAAGCCAGGGACACTTGTCGGCAATGACTGTAAGATACATGCAAACGCACAGATTTCTGGGCGAATCCCATCCAAGGCTGTGGTGATGTGA
- a CDS encoding histidinol phosphate phosphatase domain-containing protein, with translation MGRIELHAHTVLSDGAFIPTELARRAEVLGHEAIAITDHCGANVVEVVKKVKAECELVNRFWKIIAIPGVELTHVPPESIPELAAMAKKAGAKVVIVHGETLAEPVPENTNEIAAVCEDVDIIAHPGLITYRTAKHAQEHGILLEISSRKGHCLTNGHVVKVGKRAGAEFVVNSDAHDFDDLLSLVKAYRVALGAGLTGEEAYIALEQNPRRFLK, from the coding sequence TTGGGAAGAATTGAACTTCATGCCCACACTGTGCTGAGTGACGGTGCCTTTATTCCCACAGAACTGGCAAGAAGGGCTGAGGTGCTCGGGCATGAAGCAATTGCAATCACAGACCATTGCGGTGCAAATGTGGTTGAAGTTGTGAAGAAGGTAAAAGCGGAATGTGAACTTGTTAACAGATTCTGGAAAATAATAGCGATTCCAGGTGTTGAGTTAACCCATGTGCCTCCTGAGTCAATCCCTGAACTTGCTGCCATGGCTAAAAAAGCAGGTGCAAAGGTGGTGATTGTGCATGGAGAAACCCTTGCAGAACCAGTCCCTGAAAACACAAACGAAATTGCTGCTGTCTGCGAGGATGTGGATATAATTGCCCATCCTGGCTTAATCACATACAGGACCGCAAAACACGCCCAAGAGCATGGAATCCTTCTGGAAATCTCATCACGGAAGGGACACTGCCTGACAAACGGGCATGTGGTTAAAGTGGGAAAGCGGGCGGGAGCCGAATTCGTGGTTAATTCTGATGCCCATGATTTCGATGACCTCCTTTCCCTGGTAAAAGCATACCGTGTAGCACTCGGAGCAGGTCTTACTGGAGAGGAAGCATACATTGCACTTGAGCAAAATCCCAGAAGATTTCTGAAATGA
- a CDS encoding DUF835 domain-containing protein has translation MEINPYALPPAISIVVHLVFIAVLLKKTKAKQIIKAFLPFFSFALLWAISEFVVRSFVVTPDNYMGAWSYPYALFFGKLTCIAVIGIFLTGVYLSFIFPIRKITQKEEKLLVAFMIVSMAIISPVILFTDAMVEKMVYYWAGYGNDFGPLLTYLLFPLFVFVGVLFYNFITSYIDARTKIERAQIKLIAIGAAIFAITALPTGVFSEYLENSNFPIYGVPSGTFYILFLDAFVMYAAVRYRLFTVEAVVEEKPEEIAVPEAGVEIQEGDVVLVNSVDGENGFEIFRGITNRMPGFCITTKHPNEVRKSFGFTKIPIIWLSEITSKENVIEPINLDFEIAYHVFSFVREGEKRAVYMDDVDYLITINGFEAVLAFLSAAAEESRKRNSVLIFSTSMTGLSAEQQHLLKKIATTEIWQEKKGKRMPREAFGVKEGSAILVEALSEQREAIKSKISGYRILGVSAHFPTKFKRGFPVGTEMDCIWITETTHYEKAISAKKMEFEVLREILNFMRGNAGKGLVYIDAIPAFLITNEFVSVLKFVKDIVDFAHEHGCKVVFEIPPDLFKPSEKFLFEQRMDIIYTNAI, from the coding sequence ATGGAAATAAATCCCTACGCTCTGCCTCCTGCAATCTCAATTGTGGTTCATCTGGTCTTTATTGCAGTTTTGTTGAAGAAGACAAAGGCAAAACAGATAATAAAAGCATTTCTTCCCTTCTTCTCCTTTGCACTTCTCTGGGCAATTTCTGAGTTCGTAGTTCGTTCATTTGTTGTAACGCCAGATAACTATATGGGGGCATGGAGTTATCCCTATGCTCTCTTTTTCGGAAAATTGACCTGCATTGCGGTCATCGGTATTTTCCTCACGGGTGTCTATCTCTCCTTCATATTTCCAATCAGAAAAATCACACAGAAGGAAGAGAAATTGCTCGTAGCATTCATGATTGTCTCAATGGCAATTATTTCGCCTGTGATTTTATTCACGGATGCAATGGTAGAAAAAATGGTATATTACTGGGCGGGCTACGGGAACGACTTTGGGCCTCTCCTCACCTACCTCCTTTTCCCACTGTTTGTTTTTGTCGGTGTTCTATTCTACAATTTCATTACATCTTACATTGATGCCCGAACCAAAATCGAAAGAGCCCAGATAAAATTAATTGCAATTGGCGCTGCAATCTTTGCAATCACAGCACTGCCTACAGGTGTTTTTAGTGAGTATTTGGAGAACAGTAATTTTCCGATTTATGGCGTTCCTTCTGGTACTTTCTACATTCTCTTTCTTGATGCGTTTGTGATGTATGCTGCAGTAAGATACAGATTGTTCACAGTAGAGGCAGTGGTGGAGGAAAAGCCGGAAGAGATTGCAGTGCCTGAAGCTGGTGTCGAAATTCAAGAGGGGGATGTTGTGCTTGTTAACTCTGTTGATGGTGAAAATGGATTTGAAATTTTTCGTGGAATTACCAATCGAATGCCAGGTTTTTGCATTACCACAAAACATCCAAATGAGGTGAGAAAGAGTTTTGGGTTTACAAAAATTCCCATTATCTGGCTCTCGGAGATCACCTCAAAGGAAAATGTGATCGAGCCGATAAATCTGGATTTTGAAATTGCCTACCATGTTTTCAGTTTTGTCAGAGAAGGCGAGAAAAGAGCAGTTTACATGGACGATGTGGACTATTTGATCACCATCAATGGATTTGAGGCGGTGCTGGCTTTTCTCAGCGCTGCAGCTGAGGAATCCAGAAAAAGAAACTCAGTTCTTATTTTCTCAACATCCATGACTGGCTTGAGTGCGGAGCAGCAGCATCTTCTCAAGAAAATTGCAACAACCGAAATCTGGCAGGAAAAAAAGGGGAAGAGGATGCCAAGGGAAGCGTTCGGTGTGAAAGAGGGCTCCGCAATCCTTGTAGAAGCACTGAGCGAGCAAAGGGAGGCCATAAAATCAAAAATATCTGGCTATCGGATTCTTGGCGTTAGTGCCCACTTTCCTACAAAATTTAAACGGGGCTTTCCAGTAGGGACAGAAATGGATTGTATATGGATTACTGAAACCACGCACTACGAAAAGGCAATTTCTGCAAAAAAGATGGAATTTGAAGTTCTCAGGGAAATTCTGAACTTTATGCGAGGCAACGCAGGAAAAGGACTTGTTTACATTGATGCAATCCCAGCATTTCTTATCACAAATGAATTCGTGTCTGTGCTTAAATTCGTGAAGGACATTGTGGATTTTGCCCATGAGCATGGATGCAAGGTGGTCTTTGAAATTCCACCAGATTTGTTCAAGCCCTCTGAAAAATTCCTTTTTGAGCAGAGAATGGATATAATCTACACCAACGCAATTTAA
- the tgt gene encoding tRNA guanosine(34) transglycosylase Tgt: MEHFSIITKDAGSDARVGKLITPHGAVETPCFLPVATKGFVKALSTEDLKMCNVEALISNALHLYMRPGLSVIERHGGLHKFLRWERTVFTDSGGFQLVRNFSYKITDKGVIFKAPDTGKKIEFTPELAIEIQRKLGSDVNMVLDHCPVWNASEKKVEEAVRHTVEWAEIAKNAFNGNSLLFGIVQGGFNIELREKCSKALAKLDFDGYGIGGLSIGEPKEWTHKILEKTVRFINEGKPRYLMGVGSEDEILLAVANGIDVFDSAFPTRNARHRTIFSKNGKYNVGNMETLNFLGPLEEGCECFTCKNYTCSQVTHYLRENDSLGMRLASIHNIFYMEKFMAQVRDAIMSGKFMERYGERIERLRKNT, from the coding sequence ATGGAACATTTTTCAATTATTACGAAAGACGCTGGTTCAGATGCGAGAGTTGGAAAACTTATTACTCCACACGGAGCGGTGGAAACCCCATGTTTTCTGCCAGTTGCCACAAAAGGTTTTGTGAAAGCGCTTTCAACTGAGGACTTGAAAATGTGTAATGTGGAAGCTTTAATTTCAAATGCCCTGCACCTCTACATGCGTCCTGGCTTGAGTGTGATTGAAAGGCATGGGGGTTTGCACAAATTTCTCCGCTGGGAGAGAACCGTGTTTACAGACAGCGGAGGTTTCCAGCTTGTGAGAAATTTTAGTTACAAAATTACAGACAAAGGCGTGATTTTCAAAGCGCCAGATACAGGTAAGAAAATTGAATTCACACCAGAACTTGCAATAGAAATCCAGAGAAAGCTTGGCTCTGATGTGAACATGGTGCTTGACCATTGTCCTGTCTGGAATGCATCTGAGAAAAAGGTGGAAGAGGCAGTGCGGCACACCGTGGAATGGGCAGAAATTGCAAAAAACGCATTTAATGGCAACTCCCTTCTGTTTGGCATTGTTCAAGGCGGCTTCAATATCGAGCTTCGAGAAAAGTGTAGCAAGGCACTTGCAAAACTTGATTTTGATGGTTATGGAATTGGTGGGCTCTCCATTGGTGAGCCAAAGGAATGGACACACAAAATTCTTGAAAAAACTGTGCGTTTCATCAATGAGGGAAAACCAAGGTATTTAATGGGGGTTGGCTCCGAAGACGAGATTCTATTAGCTGTTGCAAACGGAATAGATGTTTTTGACAGTGCATTCCCAACAAGAAACGCAAGACACAGGACTATTTTTAGCAAAAATGGCAAATACAATGTGGGTAATATGGAGACGCTCAACTTTCTTGGCCCACTTGAAGAAGGGTGCGAATGCTTTACATGCAAGAATTACACATGCTCCCAGGTAACCCATTACCTGCGCGAGAACGACAGCTTAGGCATGCGGCTCGCATCCATCCACAACATCTTCTACATGGAAAAATTCATGGCACAGGTTAGAGACGCAATAATGTCTGGAAAATTTATGGAAAGGTATGGGGAGAGAATTGAAAGGTTGAGGAAAAACACATAG
- a CDS encoding KH domain-containing protein, translating to MSVFYVRIPTERIGALIGEEGRAKKEIEKKYGVKIFVDSETGETTIDATALNDPLLCIKLRDYVVAVGRGFSPERARKIFEEDTYFECIDIKEYTGKSKAALVRIRARLIGKNGKTRRIIEELTGTEVSIYGHTVSIIGQYENFRIAKEAIEMLLNGSEHSTVYRFLERKREELRIYEMGFAP from the coding sequence ATGAGTGTATTTTATGTGCGAATTCCAACAGAGCGCATCGGTGCATTGATTGGTGAAGAGGGAAGAGCGAAGAAGGAGATTGAAAAGAAATATGGTGTCAAGATTTTTGTAGATTCTGAGACGGGAGAGACCACAATTGATGCAACCGCCCTGAATGACCCACTTCTTTGCATCAAATTGAGAGATTATGTGGTGGCAGTGGGTCGGGGCTTTTCCCCAGAAAGAGCCAGAAAAATTTTTGAAGAAGATACTTACTTTGAGTGCATAGACATAAAGGAGTACACCGGGAAAAGCAAAGCAGCACTGGTTAGAATTCGTGCACGCTTGATAGGGAAAAATGGAAAAACAAGGAGAATAATTGAGGAATTAACTGGCACTGAGGTCTCAATCTACGGGCACACTGTGAGCATTATTGGTCAGTATGAGAACTTCAGAATTGCAAAAGAAGCAATTGAAATGCTGCTCAACGGTAGCGAGCACAGCACTGTCTATAGATTCCTTGAAAGAAAGAGAGAAGAACTCAGAATATACGAAATGGGTTTTGCTCCTTGA